The Deltaproteobacteria bacterium genome has a window encoding:
- a CDS encoding serine protease: MLGQWGLIVLPSPTINEAGEVIGVNVSLRADSQSLAFAIPHDLLRALMREKRTPLSKSGDHEDFDETMRAQLERVQEEISTSILKESDSSLQIGGWRVFKPSKILKCWHSQESGARDQTQVITEQCYLSGSTPIKRDLDAGTFRLRFQAIENRTLSSWQFVHQLNEELEDQPFGIADKVEKFTTSLRCRQLDLRNPKNVGLRVHYCVNGFLPYAESYNIEFELVASSEQRRALLVSGSFLGFSSHNALAIIRTIINSIALDPK, from the coding sequence GTGCTGGGGCAATGGGGGTTGATTGTCCTACCATCCCCCACAATCAATGAAGCCGGTGAAGTTATTGGCGTCAATGTTTCACTCAGAGCTGACTCGCAAAGTTTGGCATTCGCCATTCCTCATGACTTACTTCGGGCATTAATGCGTGAGAAACGCACGCCGCTTAGTAAATCCGGCGACCATGAAGATTTTGACGAGACTATGCGGGCCCAGCTAGAACGAGTCCAAGAGGAAATATCGACAAGCATTTTGAAGGAAAGTGATTCCAGTCTGCAAATAGGTGGGTGGAGAGTATTTAAACCCTCTAAAATCTTGAAGTGCTGGCATTCTCAAGAAAGTGGCGCTCGTGATCAGACGCAAGTTATTACCGAACAGTGTTATCTATCCGGATCGACTCCAATAAAACGAGATCTTGATGCAGGAACCTTTAGACTGCGCTTTCAAGCGATTGAGAATCGAACGCTTAGTTCCTGGCAATTTGTACATCAATTAAATGAAGAGCTCGAGGATCAGCCGTTTGGCATTGCAGATAAGGTTGAGAAGTTTACCACTAGTTTGCGATGCCGACAGCTTGACCTCAGAAACCCGAAAAATGTTGGGCTTCGTGTTCATTACTGCGTTAATGGATTTTTGCCTTATGCTGAGTCCTACAATATTGAATTTGAGTTAGTTGCATCCTCTGAACAGCGGCGTGCTCTTTTGGTGTCTGGTAGTTTTCTGGGTTTTTCCTCTCACAATGCGTTGGCAATTATCCGTACTATTATTAATAGCATTGCTTTGGATCCCAAATGA